The following proteins come from a genomic window of Sorex araneus isolate mSorAra2 chromosome 1, mSorAra2.pri, whole genome shotgun sequence:
- the LOC101550964 gene encoding olfactory receptor 1L4: MENQNNSNSNSDFILLGISSNPHLQTPLFVIFLIMYLVTVVGNVLIILAIYSDTRLHTPMYFFLSNLSFMDICFTTDIMPKMLVNLLSETKSISYVGCLMQMYFFMAFGNTDSYLLASMAIDRLVAICNPFHYDVVMNPRRCLIMLVVSCTISHLHSLLRVLLMSRLSFCGSHVIKHYFCDTQPVLKLSCSDTSSSQLVVLTETLAVISTPFLCILFSYLRIIIAVLRIPSVAGKWKAFSTCGSHLTVVALFYGSVIYVYFRPLSMYSVVKDRVATVMYTVVTPMLNPFIYSLRNKDMKRGLKKLWNKIHS, encoded by the coding sequence ATGGAAAATCAGAACAACAGTAACAGCAACTCAGACTTTATCCTTCTGGGCATCTCTTCCAACCCCCATCTCCAGACGCCCCTCTTTGTCATCTTCCTTATCATGTACCTGGTCACCGTGGTGGGGAATGTCCTCATCATCCTGGCCATCTACTCTGACACCCGACTCCACACCCCTATGTACTTTTTTCTCAGTAACCTTTCCTTCATGGATATCTGCTTCACAACAGACATTATGCCCAAGATGCTGGTGAATTTGCTATCAGAGACAAAGTCCATCTCCTATGTGGGCTGCCTGATGCAGATGTACTTCTTCATGGCGTTTGGGAACACGGACAGCTACCTGCTGGCCTCCATGGCAATAGACAGGCTGGTGGCCATCTGCAATCCCTTTCACTATGATGTGGTGATGAACCCGCGGCGCTGTCTCATCATGCTGGTGGTATCTTGCACCATCTCCCACCTGCACTCCCTCCTCCGGGTGCTGCTCATGTCCCGTCTGTCTTTCTGTGGCTCCCATGTCATTAAGCACTATTTTTGTGACACCCAGCCTGTGCTAAAGCTATCCTGCTCAGACACGTCCTCCAGTCAGCTTGTGGTCCTGACGGAGACGCTGGCTGTCATCTCCACCCCCTTCCTGTGCATTCTCTTCTCCTACCTGCGAATCATCATCGCCGTGCTCAGAATCCCCTCCGTAGCTGGGAAGTGGaaggccttctccacctgtggctcCCACCTCACTGTCGTTGCCCTATTCTATGGGAGTGTCATTTATGTCTATTTCAGGCCCCTGTCCATGTACTCAGTGGTGAAGGACCGGGTAGCCACAGTTATGTACACTGTAGtgacccccatgctgaaccccttcatctataGTCTGAGGAATAAAGATATGAAAAGggggttaaagaaattatggaacAAAATTCACTCATAG
- the LOC101557078 gene encoding olfactory receptor 1G1-like, translating to MDMSETRAAQHLQETTNFTTISDFLLLGFSQHPEQQPLLFGLFLGMYLVTLVGNLLIILAIGSDHHLHTPMYFFLANLSFIDTCFSCTIVPKVLVNLQTHHYAISYTGCLLQMYFFMALALLDDFLLAVMAYDRYVAICLPLHYTLIMHPQRCLLLVTTCWLCSHLLAFPLALLMSQFSFCASRAIPHFFCDLLPLLRLSCSDTWSFQLMMFAEAALSGVVPLTCVLVSYVHIIHTILKVPSAGGKHKIFSTCGSHLTVVNLFYGAVFLVYFQPSSSYSEDTGMVASVVYTMVTPMLNPFIYSLRNKDMKGALWKLLARNK from the exons ATGGACATGTCAGAGACTCGGGCTGCTCAGCATCTCCAG GAAACTACAAACTTCACCACAATCTCTGACTTCCTGCTCCTGGGCTTCTCTCAACACCCTGAGCAGCAGCCACTCCTGTTTGGGCTCTTCCTGGGCATGTACCTGGTCACCCTagtggggaacctgctcatcatcctggccattGGCTCTGACCATCACCTCCACACcccaatgtacttcttcctggccaACCTGTCCTTCATCGACACCTGCTTCTCCTGCACTATTGTCCCCAAGGTGCTGGTCAACCTCCAGACGCATCATTACGCCATCTCCTACACCGGGTGCCTCCTGCAGATGTATTTCTTCATGGCACTGGCACTGCTGGATGACTTCCTGTTGGCCGTCATGGcatatgaccgctatgtggccatctgccttCCTCTCCACTACACCCTCATCATGCACCCCCAGCGCTGCCTGCTCCTGGTCACCACGTGCTGGCTCTGCTCCCACCTCCTGGCCTTCCCACTCGCTCTCCTCATGTCTCAGTTCTCCTTCTGCGCCTCCCGTGCCATCCCACACTTCTTCTGTGATCTCCTGCCGCTCCTCAGACTTTCCTGCTCAGatacctggagttttcagctcATGATGTTCGCTGAAGCAGCGCTCTCAGGAGTGGTGCCCCTCACCTGTGTCCTGGTCTCTTATGTCCACATCATCCACACCATCCTCAAGGTCCCCTCAGCTGGGGGGAAGCACAAAATCTTCTCCACGTGTGGATCTCACCTGACAGTTGTTAATCTTTTCTATGGAGCTGTCTTTCTGGTGTATTTCCAGCCCTCATCCTCCTACTCAGAAGATACTGGGATGGTGGCATCCGTGGTATACACAATGGTTActcccatgctgaacccctttaTCTACAGTCTGAGGAACAAGGATATGAAAGGGGCTTTGTGGAAACTTCTTGCCCGGAATAAGTGA
- the LOC129406590 gene encoding olfactory receptor 1G1-like, producing MVMILKMMVKKQGSPIISLPHREITNLTILSDFLLLGFSQHPEQQPLLFGLFLGMYLVTIVGNLLIILAIGSDHHLHTPMYFFLANLSFIDTCFSCTIVPKVLVNLQTQYYTISYTGCLLQMYFFMALTLLDDFLLAVMAYDRYVAICLPLHYTLIMHPQRCLLLVTTCWLCSHLLAFPLALLMSQFSFCASRAIPHFFCDLLPLLRLSCSDTWSFQLMMFAEAALSGVVPLTCVLVSYVHIIHTILKVPSAGGKHKIFSTCGSHLTVVTLFYGALFLVYFQPSSSYSADTGMIASVIYTMITPMVNPFIYSLRNTDMKGALRRLFGRDKALL from the exons ATGGTGATGATCTTGAAGATGATGGTAAAAAAA CAAGGATCTCCTATAATTTCTCTCCCTCACAGGGAAATAACAAACCTAACAATCCTCTCTGACTTCCTGCTCCTGGGCTTCTCTCAACACCCTGAGCAGCAGCCACTCCTGTTTGGGCTCTTCCTGGGCATGTACCTGGTCACCATagtggggaacctgctcatcatcctggccattGGCTCTGACCATCACCTCCACACCCcgatgtacttcttcctggccaACCTGTCCTTCATCGACACCTGCTTCTCCTGCACTATTGTCCCCAAGGTGCTGGTCAACCTCCAGACACAATATTACACCATCTCCTACACCGGGTGCCTCCTGCAGATGTATTTCTTCATGGCACTGACCCTTCTGGATGACTTCCTGTTGGCCGTCATGGcatatgaccgctatgtggccatctgccttCCTCTCCACTACACCCTCATCATGCACCCCCAGCGCTGCCTGCTCCTGGTCACCACGTGCTGGCTCTGCTCCCACCTCCTGGCCTTCCCACTCGCTCTCCTCATGTCTCAGTTCTCCTTCTGCGCCTCCCGTGCCATCCCACACTTCTTCTGTGATCTCCTGCCGCTCCTCAGACTTTCCTGCTCAGatacctggagttttcagctcATGATGTTCGCTGAAGCAGCGCTCTCAGGAGTGGTGCCCCTCACCTGTGTCCTGGTCTCTTATGTCCACATCATCCACACCATCCTCAAGGTCCCTTCAGCTGGAGGGAAGCACAAAATCTTCTCTACCTGTGGCTCTCACCTGACCGTGGTCACTCTCTTCTATGGGGCTCTCTTTCTGGTGTATTTCCAGCCCTCATCCTCTTACTCAGCTGATACTGGGATGATAGCATCTGTTATATATACGATGATCACCCCCATGGTCAACCCTTTTATCTACAGCCTGAGGAACACAGACATGAAAGGGGCTTTGCGGAGACTCTTTGGCAGAGACAAAGCCCTTCTGTAA